AGAAGAACGATCCCGCCTCGCTCATCCTGAAGACCAACCTGGAGGCGGCGCGCGAGATCGCCCGCCAGCTCCGGCTGCGCGACGTCGGTGGAATCGTGGTCGTGGACTTCATCGACATGGACACGCAGAAGGACCGCGACAAGGTGTTGCACGAACTCCGCACCCACCTGGGGCGCGACCGTGCCCGCACCCGCGCGTTCGCCGTCTCCGAGCTCGGGCTGATCGAGATGACCCGCCAGCGCGTGCGGCCGTCGATCTTCACCTCGATCACGGACCCGTGCACCCATTGCGGAGGGCTGGGCCGCGTCTTCGCGCCCGACACCGTGATGCGCCGGGTGGAGCGCAGCCTCAAGCGCGCTGCCGCGGCGAAGAGCGAGCGCAGTCTCACGGTGCGCATCCACCCCGAGGTGGCGCTGCACGTGCTCGACTCGGAGCCGGACTTTCGCAACCGGGTGTCGAGCGCCACCGGCCTGGAGATCAGCCTGCGCGACGATCCTCTGCTGGGCGAAGACGAGTTCCGCCTGCTCTCGGGCCGGGCCCAGGTGGATGTGACCGGGAAGTACGCGACGGTCTAGGTGCGTGCCGGGTGCCCTTGACCTGACCGGGCGACTCTGTAGCTTTTTCGGGCTGCGGAGCCTTGTGCCGCAGTCCCCGTGTCCGGGATCTCCATCTACGTGAAGAGGCAGGCATGTACGCGGTGTTCGAGAGCGGCGGAAAGCAGTTCAGGGCCGAGCCGGGTCTCCGGCTGCGGGTCCCGGCGCTTGCTGCCGAGGAGGGCTCGACGGTCACCTTCGATCGCGTGCTGATGACGGGTGGAGGGGATGGCGAACCGGAGGTCGGTACGCCCACGGTCGAAGGCGCTGCGGTGCGGGCCGAGGTGCTGGCGCACGGCAAGGACCGGAAGCTCATCATCTTCAAGCGCAAGCGCCGGAAGGGATACCGCAAGAAGCAGGGTCATCGCCAGAAGTTCACCGAAGTGCGCATCGACGAGATCGTCACGTAGCAGTCCGAGCCGGGAAGGAACCCGAGATGGCACACAAGAAAGGCGTCGGCTCAAGCCGAAACGGACGCGACTCGAAGCCGAAGTTCCTGGGCGTCAAGCGCTACGGCGGACAGCCCGTAACCGCGGGCAGCATCCTCGTGCGCCAGCGCGGCACCCGCTTCCATCCCGGCACCAACGTCGGCAGGGGGGGCGACGACACCCTGTTCGCCCTGGTCGACGGCGTGGTGAAGTTCGAGCGGCGCCGGAACCGCCAGTTCGTTTCGGTAAGCCCGAACTAGCGCGCCCGATTGGAGGGTGGGTCCGGCCATCCGGGTCGGCGTCCTCCCTGAGCCTCGCGCGCCGACGCGATGATGCGCCAGATGATGTCGCGCGCCATCTCCGGGTCCACGCCCAGTTCGCGCGCCCGCACGGCGGCCTGACGCACCATCCGCGCTTCGCGCGCCGGGTCGAGGACCGGAAGGCCCAGTTCCTTCTTCACCCGCCCGATCTCGATGGCGAGTTTGCGGCGTTCCCCCATCAGCTCGATGAGCCGGTCGGTCACCTCGCTCATCACTTCCCGCATGCGAGCCAGCCGCTCCTGAGGCGCGCCCGCCGCTCCCTTGGGGTCAGTCATGGGTTCCCGATGAGCCTCGCGGGTTGAGGAAGGCCTCGGTGTGATCCCGGTCCTGCGGCCGGGTGGCGAGGCTCACCCCCACCAGCACCGGGATGTGGACCATGAGCCCCAGTATTCCCTCGTGCAGGTCCAGGGGACGCAGTTCCATCCCCAGATACCCCGTGGTGAAGAAGAAGACCGCGGTCGCCGAGCCCGCGACCAGACCGGCCACGATGCCCGGGGTGGTGGCGCGTCGCCAGAAGAGCGCCGCGCAAATGGGAGGCGCGAACTGGCATATGATGCCGTAGGCGGTCAGCAGCAGCACGACCAGCGAGGAATCTTCGTCCAGCGCGAACCAGTACGCGACCACCCCCACCACCAGGACCAGCACCTGCATCAGACGGCGCTGGCCGGCATCGCTTAGCCGGCGGAAGGGGCCGATGCCGTCCTCCACCGTCACGGATGCCGCGGCGTGCAGGAGCGCGTCCCCGGTCGACATGGACGCCGAGAGGGCGCCCGCGCAGAAGAGGCCCACGACCAGCACCGGCAGCTCGGAGCGCAGGATGAGGAAGGGGAGGATGAAGTCGGCGTTGGGGGGGGACTCCGGCAGCAGCACGCCGGCGAAGCCGATCAGGAAGACCGGGATCAGGAAGAGCTGGAAGGTGGGGAAGAGGACCACTGTGCGGCGGAGCGTGCGGTCGTCGCGCGCGGTGAAGGCCTTCATGAAGAGGTGGGGCCACATCATGAGCCCGATCGCGCTCACGAGGATGGCGCTCGAGTAGCCGCCCCAGCTCCAGGGATCGCCCGCGGCGGTCAAGCCCGGAACGGAGAGCATCTCCGGACGCTCGGCCAGGATGCGTTCGAACATCTCTCCCACCCCCCCGTACAGCCGGAAGGGCAGGTAGATGCCGAGCGACCAGGCGATCGCGACCATGAAGATGCCCTGGAAGGTGTTGGTCCATCCCACCGCGGCCACCCCGCTGGTCAGGACGTAGAGGGCCACGATGCCGTAGGCGATCGCCGCGCCCACGGCCAGCGGCACATGGCCGTCGGTGACCGCCTCGATGACGATCCCCGCCCCCTGCATCTGCAGGGTGACGTAGGGTACGAAGGCCGCCACCGAAAGCGCCGCCATTAGCGCGGACAGGAAGCGCGAAGGGAAGCGTCCGACCAGCAACTGCGCCTGGGTGACGTAGCCGAAGCGCCGCCCGAGTGCGGCCGCGTGCGGCCCTATGAAGTACCAGGGCGCGATTCCGAGGGCGCCGTAGGAGAGGATGTAGAAGGCCGCGGCGCCGCGGGAGTAGGCCCAGCCCGGCCCGCCCAGGAATGCGAAGGCGGAGAACACGGTCGCCCCGGTGACGAAGTACATGACGAGCAGGCCGAAGCGGCGGTCTCCGGCCACATAGCCGGTCACGCTCCGGGAGGCGCGCCGGCCCGCCATCAGCCCGATGCCGAGCGTCACCGCCAGGTAGACCAGGATCAGGCCCGCGATCAGCTGCCAGCGCTCCATCTACCCGGCACCTCCGGCCCGCGAGTCCTGTCCCGGCCGGCCTCGGGCGTCTCCCGCCGGCCCGCCAGCGCGGTTCCGTTCCTCCGAGCGGTCCAGCACGAAGAGCACCACCGCCCCGAACCCCACCCAGAGCCCGATCGCGGCCATGTTGAATGGGAGGCCCAGCAGCAGCGGCAGAGGACGGTTGAAGGGGACGAAGCCCGGCCATGTGACGAAGACCAGGAAGAGCACGAAGTAGATCGTGGTCGCGGCGCGCACCAGCTTCACCCGGTTCATCGTCCGCGGAACTCCGGGCGGCGCTTCTCGACGAAGGCACGCACGCCCTCGCGGCCGTCGTGGCTCGCGAAGGCGGCGAGGAAGAGCTCCTTTTCCAGCGCCAGTCCCTCGGCCAGCGGGGTCTCGGCGGCGGCCCGGAGCGACTCCTTGACCAGCCCGAGCGCGAACGGGCTCCAGCGCGCCATGCGTCCCGCCAGCTCCCGGGCCCGCTCGAGGTGCTCGCCCTCGTCGGCGAGGATCTCCACCAGGCCGATGCGGTGGGCCTCGGCGGCGTCGACCACGTCGCCGCTCAGGGCGATGCGGGCCGCTTGTCCCGGCCCCACCAGCCGCGCCAGTCGCTGGGTGCCGCCGGCCCCCGGAATCAGCCCCAGCCGGATCTCGAACTGGCCGAAGCGGGCGCTCGGGTCGGCCACGCGCACGTCGCAGGCGAGCGCCAACTCGACCCCGCCCCCCAGGCAGAAGCCGTGGATGGCGGCGATGAGGGGCTTCGGGAAGGCGGCAACGGCGTCGTACACGCGCCGGCGCCGGTAGACCTCCCGCTGCTCGCCGGCGGTGCGCCCCGCGAACTCGGAGACGTCGGCGCCCGCCGCGAAGGCTTTCTCGCCGGTCCCGCACAGGATGGCGACCCGCACCGCGTCGTCATCGGCGAGCCGGTCCATCGCCTGCGCGATCTCGCGCCGCACCACCGCGTTGAGGGCGTTCAGCTTGTCGGGCCGGTTGATGCGCACGGTCCCGACGGAGCCCTCGCGCTCGACCACGATGGTCTCGTAGCTCGGTCCGCCCGCCGAGGCCGTCAGCGTCCCGCGTTTGCCGTCAGCGTCCGTCCGGCTGTTGCCGGTCCCCCTGGCCGTCACCGTTTCTCCTTGTCCCAGCGGTAGAAGCCTTCTCCCGACTTCCTCCCGAGCTTCCCCTCTTCCACCATGCGTCGCAAGATGGCGGGAGGTCGGTAGCGCTCGCCGCCCAGCTTCTCGTGCAGATACTCGGCGATCGCCAGCCGAACGTCGAGCCCCACCAGGTCGGTGAGCCGGAGCGGGCCCATGGGGTGGCGGTAACCCAGTTCCATGGCCTTGTCGATGGCGGCGGGATCGGCCACGCCCTCCTCAACCATGCGCATGGCTTCCAGCCCCAGGGCCACCCCGAGCCGGGAGGAGGCGAAGCCGGGGGCGTCGCGGACGACGATGGGCTCCTTGCCCAGCCCGCGCGCGAATGCCACGCCGGCGTCCAGGGCGGCCTCGTCGGTGCGGCTGCCGCGCACGACCTCCACCAGCGCCATCAGGTGCACCGGGTTGAAGAAGTGCAGCCCCAGGAAGTGGCCCGGCTCGGCCAGCACCTCGGCGATCGCGTCGATGCTGAGGGAAGAGGTGTTGGTCGCGAGCAGCGCCGATGGGCGAGCGGCGGCTTCCACATCGCGGAAGAGGCTCCGTTTCAGCTCCATGCGCTCGGGCGCGGCCTCCACCACCAGGTCGGCCTCCGCGCAGGCGGTCGCCAACGAGGGCGCGAGCGCGATTCGGTCGAGGGCGGCTGTTCGGCCTTCTTCGCTCACCTTTCCGAGGGACACGCCCTTGTCCAGATTCGCGCGCATCCGCGCGAGGCCGCGGTCGGCCGCCCCCGCGTCGGGGTCGTGAAAGGTGACCCGGTGCCCGGCCATGGCCGCCACCTGGGCGATGCCGTGGCCCATGACCCCGGCGCCCAGGACGGTGACGCGCTCGATCCGGTTGGCCGTGGCGTGCCGGCTGTCCACGGGCCGGCTAGTCCGCGCTGACCACGGTGGCGATCCCCTGGCCGACCCCGATGCACATCGTGGCGAGCCCGACCCCGCTCCCGCGCTTCACCATCTCGTGCGCCAGCGTGCACAGGATGCGCGCCCCCGAGCAGCCCACCGGGTGCCCGAGCGCGATCGCGCCCCCGTTCACGTTGACCCGCTCCGGGTCGAGACCCAGCAGGCTCAGGCAGGGGATGGCTTGCGCGGCAAAGGCCTCGTTGACTTCGGCCAGCTCGACGTCCCCGGGACCGATGCCGGCGCGCCGGAACGCCCGTTGGGTGGCGGGCACGGGCCCGATCCCCATGCGCTGGGGCTCCACTCCGGCCACCGCGCTCGCGCGGATGCGGACCATCGGGGCGAGTCCCAGGCTGCGTGCCCGCTCCTCCTCCATCACCAGAAGCGCGGCGGCGCCGTCGTTGATGCCCGACGAGTTGCCCGCGGTGACGGTCCCGTCCTTCGCGAAGACGGGCCCGAGCCGGGCCAGCGACTCGGGGGTCACGCCGGCGCGCGGATGTTCGTCGGTGTCGACCACAACGGGCCCGCCTTTCCGCCTCGGCACCTCCACCGGGACCAGCTCGTCCCGGAAGCGGCCGCCGGCGATGGCACGCTGGGCGTGCGCCTGGCTCTCGGCCGCGAAGGCGTCCTGCTCCTCTCGCGTTACCCCGAATTCCGTCGCCACCACCTCGGCGGTCTGCCCGAGCCCGATGGTCCATTCGGAGGTGAAGGCGGGGTTCGGAAAGCGCCACCCCAGCACGGTATCGGCGACGGTTGGCGTTCCGCGCGCGTACCCGGCGGTCGGCTTCAGCATGACCCAGGGGGCCCGGCTCATGCTCTCCACGCCGCCGGCGATGAACACGTCGCCCTCGCCGGCCGCGACGGCATGGAAGGCGCTGTCGACCGCTTGCAGCCCCGAGCCGCACAGCCGGTTGACCGTCTGGCCGGGCACCGTGACCGGCAGCCCCGCGCGCAGCAGCCCCATGCGGGCGACGTTGCGGTTGTCCTCGCCGGCCTGGTTGGTGCACCCGAAGATCACGTCGTCGATGCCGGCCGGGTCAAGGCCGTTTCGGTCGACGAGGGCGCGGATCACCCCGGCCGCCAGGTCGTCCGGGCGCACCGCGGCGAGCGCGCCGCCGTGTCGGCCGATGGGGGTGCGCACGGCGTCGACGATGACCGCCCGCCTCATTGGTCCAGCACCCTCATCGGCCGGCCGCCCTCATTCGACCTGGGCCCTCATCCGTCCAGCGCCACCCAGACGCTCTTCACCTGGGTGTACTTGTCCAGCGCGGCCTGGTATCCGAGGTCGCGACCAAAGCCGCTCTGCTTGTATCCGCCGAAGGGGGATCCCGAGTCGTACTGGTTGTACGTGTTGATCCACACGGTGCCGGCCTTGATCTCGCGGGCAATGCGGTGCGCCCGGCCCACGTCGCGGGTCCAGATCCCGGCCGCCAGCCCGTAGATGGTCTGGTTGGCCTTCTCGATGGCGTCGGCGGTATCCGAGAACGGGATGACCGCCGCCACCGGCCCGAAGATCTCTTCCTGCGCGATGCGCATGTCGGGGGTGACGTCCGCGAAGATGGTCGCCTGCACGAAGTTGCCCTTTTCGTCGACCGTGGCGGCCTCGCCCCCCGTCACCAAGCGGGCGCCGTCCGCCTTGCCGGCCTCGATGTAGCCGAGCACCACGTCCCGCTGCCTGCGGCTCACGATCGCGCCCATGCGCGTCTTCGGGCCCATCGGGTCGCCCACAGCCATCTTGTCCGCGCGCGCCGCAAGCCCGTCCAGGAACTCCTCGTAGACCGACTCCTGCACCAGGATGCGCGACCCCGCCGCGCACACCTCGCCCTTTCCGTAGAAGATGCCGGTGTTGGCGCCACGCACCGCGCTCCCCAGGTCGGCGTCCGCGAAGACGATGTTGGGCGACTTGCCGCCCAGCTCCAGGGAGACCTTCTTCAGCGTCTCCGCCGCCTCCCGCATGATCGTCTTGCCGACCTCGGTCGAGCCCGTAAATGCGATGGCGTCCACTCCGGGATGGCGCACCATGGCCGCTCCGGCTCGCGTGCCGCGCCCCGGGACGACGTTCAGGATGCCGGGCGGAAAGCCCGCCTCCGCCGCCAGCTCGCCCAGCAGCAGGGCGGTGAGGGGCGTTTCCATGGCCGGCTTCAGCACGACCGCGTTGCCGCACGCCAGCGCCGGCGCAACCTTCCAGGCGGCGAGCGATAGCGGGAAATTCCACGGCACGATGCACCCTACCACTCCCACGGGCTCGCGCAGGGTGTAGTTCAGAAACGGTCCCTTCACAGGGATGGTCTCGCCCTGGATCTTGTCGGCCAGCCCCGCGAAGTAGCGGAAGTTCTCGACCAC
The Gammaproteobacteria bacterium genome window above contains:
- a CDS encoding 3-hydroxyacyl-CoA dehydrogenase family protein, giving the protein MGHGIAQVAAMAGHRVTFHDPDAGAADRGLARMRANLDKGVSLGKVSEEGRTAALDRIALAPSLATACAEADLVVEAAPERMELKRSLFRDVEAAARPSALLATNTSSLSIDAIAEVLAEPGHFLGLHFFNPVHLMALVEVVRGSRTDEAALDAGVAFARGLGKEPIVVRDAPGFASSRLGVALGLEAMRMVEEGVADPAAIDKAMELGYRHPMGPLRLTDLVGLDVRLAIAEYLHEKLGGERYRPPAILRRMVEEGKLGRKSGEGFYRWDKEKR
- the rpmA gene encoding 50S ribosomal protein L27 → MAHKKGVGSSRNGRDSKPKFLGVKRYGGQPVTAGSILVRQRGTRFHPGTNVGRGGDDTLFALVDGVVKFERRRNRQFVSVSPN
- a CDS encoding aldehyde dehydrogenase family protein — translated: MSGVPTRGLWIDNEMVASASGATFATTNPATGEVLAEVAEATGEDVARAVESAHAALASKAWRRTDTHKRSRLLWRLADLIERDAQLIAETETRDNGKPIFESRYVDVPSVVENFRYFAGLADKIQGETIPVKGPFLNYTLREPVGVVGCIVPWNFPLSLAAWKVAPALACGNAVVLKPAMETPLTALLLGELAAEAGFPPGILNVVPGRGTRAGAAMVRHPGVDAIAFTGSTEVGKTIMREAAETLKKVSLELGGKSPNIVFADADLGSAVRGANTGIFYGKGEVCAAGSRILVQESVYEEFLDGLAARADKMAVGDPMGPKTRMGAIVSRRQRDVVLGYIEAGKADGARLVTGGEAATVDEKGNFVQATIFADVTPDMRIAQEEIFGPVAAVIPFSDTADAIEKANQTIYGLAAGIWTRDVGRAHRIAREIKAGTVWINTYNQYDSGSPFGGYKQSGFGRDLGYQAALDKYTQVKSVWVALDG
- a CDS encoding enoyl-CoA hydratase-related protein, which codes for MTARGTGNSRTDADGKRGTLTASAGGPSYETIVVEREGSVGTVRINRPDKLNALNAVVRREIAQAMDRLADDDAVRVAILCGTGEKAFAAGADVSEFAGRTAGEQREVYRRRRVYDAVAAFPKPLIAAIHGFCLGGGVELALACDVRVADPSARFGQFEIRLGLIPGAGGTQRLARLVGPGQAARIALSGDVVDAAEAHRIGLVEILADEGEHLERARELAGRMARWSPFALGLVKESLRAAAETPLAEGLALEKELFLAAFASHDGREGVRAFVEKRRPEFRGR
- a CDS encoding sodium:solute symporter family protein — protein: MERWQLIAGLILVYLAVTLGIGLMAGRRASRSVTGYVAGDRRFGLLVMYFVTGATVFSAFAFLGGPGWAYSRGAAAFYILSYGALGIAPWYFIGPHAAALGRRFGYVTQAQLLVGRFPSRFLSALMAALSVAAFVPYVTLQMQGAGIVIEAVTDGHVPLAVGAAIAYGIVALYVLTSGVAAVGWTNTFQGIFMVAIAWSLGIYLPFRLYGGVGEMFERILAERPEMLSVPGLTAAGDPWSWGGYSSAILVSAIGLMMWPHLFMKAFTARDDRTLRRTVVLFPTFQLFLIPVFLIGFAGVLLPESPPNADFILPFLILRSELPVLVVGLFCAGALSASMSTGDALLHAAASVTVEDGIGPFRRLSDAGQRRLMQVLVLVVGVVAYWFALDEDSSLVVLLLTAYGIICQFAPPICAALFWRRATTPGIVAGLVAGSATAVFFFTTGYLGMELRPLDLHEGILGLMVHIPVLVGVSLATRPQDRDHTEAFLNPRGSSGTHD
- a CDS encoding chorismate mutase, translated to MTDPKGAAGAPQERLARMREVMSEVTDRLIELMGERRKLAIEIGRVKKELGLPVLDPAREARMVRQAAVRARELGVDPEMARDIIWRIIASAREAQGGRRPGWPDPPSNRAR
- a CDS encoding thiolase family protein, encoding MRRAVIVDAVRTPIGRHGGALAAVRPDDLAAGVIRALVDRNGLDPAGIDDVIFGCTNQAGEDNRNVARMGLLRAGLPVTVPGQTVNRLCGSGLQAVDSAFHAVAAGEGDVFIAGGVESMSRAPWVMLKPTAGYARGTPTVADTVLGWRFPNPAFTSEWTIGLGQTAEVVATEFGVTREEQDAFAAESQAHAQRAIAGGRFRDELVPVEVPRRKGGPVVVDTDEHPRAGVTPESLARLGPVFAKDGTVTAGNSSGINDGAAALLVMEEERARSLGLAPMVRIRASAVAGVEPQRMGIGPVPATQRAFRRAGIGPGDVELAEVNEAFAAQAIPCLSLLGLDPERVNVNGGAIALGHPVGCSGARILCTLAHEMVKRGSGVGLATMCIGVGQGIATVVSAD
- the rplU gene encoding 50S ribosomal protein L21, with the translated sequence MYAVFESGGKQFRAEPGLRLRVPALAAEEGSTVTFDRVLMTGGGDGEPEVGTPTVEGAAVRAEVLAHGKDRKLIIFKRKRRKGYRKKQGHRQKFTEVRIDEIVT